From a single Nymphaea colorata isolate Beijing-Zhang1983 chromosome 4, ASM883128v2, whole genome shotgun sequence genomic region:
- the LOC116253538 gene encoding uncharacterized protein LOC116253538: protein MESEPLVVDIFSSDDEETCQRSAINWPYDLIGNGVGPDGVEAVGELPPCLPIKQNQRHSDDKFSSYSLCSEQSCVSESESNSDDDCLILDGDPDKPNATMEKNCDGSGDLVVISEKGQVACRDFPHPRHLCVRFPFKTSPHEKHCDLCHCYVCDSPAPCVYWGTGFSSGDHCHSSDSEEKWRTQRKAFRLAQLPSAISSKSMETALSRVSSPYSPGYPLSPSSSTSINSVPVQSPVSRASRHGSSPSSNSVAHPTSITGDKRGNQSPLSNSKNRFVQSRRRNIKELTQKVPCATLSRLQKQQNYCSSRFVPIAATLTQAINCARNYGQKTVTPIAQENHRPLLRPSDRFYLRRIEHFLLSDDDLNADDSQNLRLSGNSTHDWGILYSTCRNDNASNPSLASHPTHACPLAGSSTTRSGCGSSNTTKSASSFGSQFQTNTPEDCQTPTGGMVDPPGSGSYWVTDTAPFASPSSPPDLLNLDLPKIMDAVLSDPCNSRITSGVAESQIEATVFESQSNNRDLVIGELNYRPPDSLLDPYTIGLIQEAHGNGNW from the exons ATGGAATCGGAGCCCTTGGTCGTGGATATCTTTTCCTCCGACGATGAGGAGACTTGCCAGCGTTCCGCAATCAATTGGCCCTATGACCTGATCGGCAATGGCGTCGGACCCGACGGAGTGGAAGCCGTTGGAGAGTTGCCCCCTTGCCTTCCTATCAAGCAGAATCAGCGTCACTCGGACGACAAGTTCTCGTCCTACTCTCTTTGTTCGGAGCAAAGTTGCGTGTCCGAGTCGGAAAGCAATTCAGATGATGATTGCTTGATTCTGGATGGCGACCCTGACAAGCCTAATGCGACCATGGAGAAGAATTGCGACGGTTCGGGTGATTTGGTCGTCATCAGTGAGAAGGGGCAG GTAGCTTGCAGGGACTTTCCTCATCCACGGCATTTATGTGTCAGGTTTCCTTTCAAGACCTCACCGCATGAGAAACACTGTGATTTG TGCCATTGCTATGTCTGTGATTCACCTGCTCCATGTGTTTACTGGGGTACTGGTTTTTCTTCTGGTGACCATTGCCATTCGTCCGACAGTGAAGAGAAATGGAGAACCCAAAGGAAAGCCTTCAGATTAGCGCAGCTTCCATCTGCAATTTCAAGCAAGTCTATGGAGACTGCACTTTCCAGGGTTTCGTCTCCGTATAGTCCTGGATACCCACTTTCACCATCTTCATCTACAAGTATTAATTCGGTTCCAGTGCAATCCCCCGTCTCCAGAGCAAGTAGGCATGGTTCTTCACCTTCCAGTAATTCTGTGGCGCATCCTACAAGTATCACAGGCGACAAACGTGGTAACCAATCACCGTTGAGCAATAGCAAGAACCGGTTTGTGCAGTCCAGGAGAAGAAACATAAAGGAATTGACCCAGAAGGTACCATGTGCTACACTAAGCAGGCTGCAGAAGCAGCAAAACTACTGTTCTTCCCGATTTGTACCTATTGCTGCAACACTCACTCAAGCCATAAACTGTGCACGTAATTATGGTCAGAAGACAGTGACACCCATAGCACAGGAAAATCATCGACCCTTGCTGAGGCCATCTGACAGATTTTACCTTAGAAGAATAgagcattttcttttaagtgATGATGATTTGAATGCAGATGACTCGCAGAACCTTAGGTTGAGCGGTAACAGCACCCACGACTGGGGAATTCTGTACTCAACCTGCAGAAATGACAATGCAAGCAACCCATCTTTAGCATCTCATCCCACACATGCATGCCCGCTCGCAGGTTCCAGCACAACAAGGTCGGGATGTGGGTCTTCTAACACAACAAAGTCGGCATCTTCTTTTGGTTCACAGTTCCAGACAAATACACCAGAAGACTGTCAAACTCCCACTGGAGGTATGGTAGATCCACCAGGATCTGGCTCGTATTGGGTAACTGATACTGCACCATTTGCATCTCCATCTTCGCCTCCTGACCTTCTGAATCTAGATCTACCGAAGATTATGGATGCTGTGCTGTCTGATCCTTGTAATTCCAGGATCACAAGTGGTGTAGCTGAGTCTCAAATTGAAGCAACTGTTTTCGAATCTCAGTCCAATAACAGAGATTTGGTTATAGGAGAACTGAACTATCGCCCACCTGATTCGCTGTTAGACCCATATACTATCGGGCTGATACAGGAAGCACATGGCAATGGTAACTGGTAA
- the LOC116253539 gene encoding uncharacterized protein LOC116253539: protein MASTATTTTILGSATSATRPSSASNPTSKRTSVVALPTRRQALTMVVGTGFAGWWRMEPAKAENIPLFGIRKKLEKVEEAVEKEAEKVVEAAESEIRMAEEDLQMVVEGGGRTADLWQAGAVVGAEVVGVVIATSVVNGILGPES from the coding sequence ATGGCGTCcacagccaccaccaccaccatccttGGAAGCGCCACCTCGGCTACTAGGCCGTCATCCGCCAGTAATCCCACTTCGAAGCGCACCTCTGTTGTGGCCCTTCCGACGAGGAGGCAGGCCTTGACGATGGTAGTGGGAACGGGGTTTGCAGGATGGTGGAGAATGGAACCGGCCAAGGCGGAAAACATCCCCTTGTTCGGCATCAGGAAGAAGCTGGAGAAGGTGGAGGAGGCGGTAGAGAAGGAGGCCGAGAAGGTGGTGGAGGCCGCCGAGAGCGAGATTAGGATGGCCGAGGAGGACTTGCAGATGGTCGTGGAGGGAGGCGGGAGGACAGCTGATTTGTGGCAGGCTGGCGCTGTTGTTGGGGCGGAGGTGGTCGGAGTGGTGATTGCTACCTCCGTTGTTAATGGAATTCTCGGTCCTGagtcataa